A stretch of the Rosa rugosa chromosome 5, drRosRugo1.1, whole genome shotgun sequence genome encodes the following:
- the LOC133711530 gene encoding uncharacterized protein LOC133711530: MPAVFSACHRVLKEVRTMLPGFSPAKVLDFGAGTGSAFWALREVGPNSLEKVNLVEPSQSMQRAGQSLIQGQKNLTLIHSYATLQSMTKSINKSERQHDL, encoded by the exons ATGCCAGCTGTCTTCTCTGCTTGTCATAGAGTACTCAAGGAG GTTCGTACAATGCTGCCAGGTTTTTCTCCTGCTAAAGTGTTGGATTTTGGTGCTGGCACGGGTTCGGCTTTCTG GGCACTACGAGAAGTTGGGCCGAATTCCTTGGAGAAAGTTAACTTAGTAGAGCCATCACAATCAATGCAGCGTGCAGGCCAGAGCCTTATACAAG GTCAGAAGAACTTAACACTTATTCACAGTTATGCTACCCTCCAATCAATGACTAAAAGCATCAACAAATCAGAGAGACAACATGACCTT